In one window of Frigoriglobus tundricola DNA:
- a CDS encoding FtsX-like permease family protein has translation MGLWKYAVRDLIRRPGRSLFTLTGIAVGVAAAIAALAATQAARGHYRALFDSVAGRSALEVYAPGEAGFDPAAAADRVRVPGVQEAVPEVRGTGGLPSWYSSAAVIVRSYRATDGAKAPRDDEALVPTHLLEAHGLKPGGRLRLWGTTGRADLVVAPAPPSAPGSAAGSCVIVSLATAQHLFGLGAHVNIVRLVLEDGADPQTVRSAIASRLPPGLCVREPAERGDITGGLRAAATQGLTGLTAIALAGAGYIVFGLAQLNLLARRPELALLRTLGASTRQVEGLFLRNALLLGFGGGVLGTAGGWLLAWGVLGGAGRASGIAIAAPRVSGASVLLGLGSGVAISMCAVWFPARSLCRAPPLDLIRAGTVTGGAGRPSMRVTAAAALGPAVGLWLLADGATGRIPPAWGRVLFPPALALVLAGTTGLVTVRLPRLVARLERPARALFGIEGVIAVRQLGLRPDRTARTCGVVFVTVTMVVGFGHTVLNTLSDVRAWTDRAIPAHLLVRGAPPDPGLVLNVGLPESIGADLRGLSGVANVEQIAFLSITVNGSPALLLARTFASDEPLPIDLRGAEPEHIRDGLANGETVLADGLATHLRARAGDSIVLDTPAGPRTLHVAGVVTEYAAGGRAMYLDWKTTTSLFGNSGVHVFLVTLTAGGSAEAEVARYCAARGLFLQRNREFRQTVNDLTRGLTGGLWALLAVMMAVAGLGVANAVAVVAQEQRADVRTLQVIGMSTGRIRRAFRLQTALLTLAGVPCGVFCGIGLAVVLGRTVRGLWGYGVPFEIQWEFLLWSVGNAILVAVLAGFALPLLSRTETA, from the coding sequence ATGGGGCTTTGGAAGTATGCGGTCCGAGATCTGATACGCCGCCCCGGCCGGTCCCTCTTCACGTTGACCGGGATCGCGGTCGGGGTGGCGGCGGCAATCGCCGCGCTCGCCGCCACCCAGGCCGCGCGCGGGCACTACCGAGCACTGTTCGACAGCGTCGCCGGCCGCTCGGCCCTGGAGGTGTACGCGCCGGGCGAGGCCGGGTTCGATCCGGCCGCGGCAGCGGACCGCGTTCGTGTTCCGGGGGTTCAGGAGGCGGTGCCGGAGGTACGGGGAACGGGCGGACTGCCGTCGTGGTATTCCTCTGCCGCAGTGATCGTTCGCTCGTACCGGGCGACCGACGGGGCGAAGGCCCCCCGGGACGATGAGGCCCTGGTGCCCACTCACCTCCTGGAGGCGCACGGGCTGAAGCCGGGCGGGCGGCTCCGCCTGTGGGGCACGACCGGGCGAGCCGACCTCGTGGTCGCGCCGGCGCCCCCGTCGGCCCCTGGAAGTGCTGCCGGTTCGTGTGTGATCGTTTCGCTCGCCACCGCGCAACACCTCTTCGGCCTCGGCGCGCACGTGAACATTGTCCGGCTGGTCCTCGAGGACGGGGCCGATCCGCAGACCGTTCGGAGCGCGATCGCGTCCCGTCTCCCGCCCGGGTTGTGCGTCCGGGAGCCGGCGGAGCGGGGCGACATCACCGGCGGGCTCCGGGCCGCGGCGACCCAGGGGCTGACCGGGCTCACGGCTATCGCCCTCGCCGGCGCCGGGTACATTGTGTTCGGGCTGGCCCAATTGAATCTGTTGGCCCGGAGGCCGGAACTCGCGCTCCTGCGGACCCTCGGCGCGTCCACACGTCAGGTCGAAGGTCTCTTTCTCCGGAACGCGCTCCTGCTCGGTTTCGGCGGCGGCGTGTTGGGCACGGCCGGCGGGTGGTTGTTGGCATGGGGCGTTCTGGGCGGGGCGGGCCGCGCCTCCGGAATCGCGATCGCGGCGCCGCGGGTGAGCGGGGCGTCCGTCCTTCTCGGTCTGGGAAGCGGCGTTGCCATCTCGATGTGTGCGGTTTGGTTCCCGGCCCGGAGCCTGTGCCGGGCCCCCCCGCTCGACCTGATCCGCGCCGGCACCGTGACGGGCGGCGCCGGGCGCCCGAGCATGCGTGTGACCGCCGCCGCGGCGCTCGGCCCCGCGGTCGGACTCTGGCTCCTGGCCGACGGCGCGACCGGCCGCATCCCGCCGGCCTGGGGGCGCGTGCTCTTCCCGCCGGCTCTGGCGCTCGTACTCGCCGGCACGACGGGGCTGGTGACCGTGCGGTTGCCCCGGCTCGTCGCGCGGCTCGAACGGCCCGCGCGGGCGCTCTTCGGGATCGAAGGCGTGATCGCGGTGCGCCAGCTCGGGCTCCGCCCCGACCGGACCGCCCGCACGTGCGGGGTCGTGTTCGTAACCGTGACGATGGTGGTCGGCTTCGGGCACACCGTGTTGAACACACTCTCGGACGTGCGGGCCTGGACGGACCGGGCGATACCCGCTCACCTGCTCGTGCGCGGCGCCCCGCCCGACCCGGGGCTGGTGCTGAACGTGGGCCTGCCGGAATCGATCGGAGCGGACCTGCGCGGGTTGAGCGGGGTCGCAAACGTGGAACAGATCGCCTTCCTCTCGATCACGGTCAACGGGAGCCCGGCTCTCCTCCTGGCCCGCACGTTCGCATCCGACGAACCGCTCCCCATCGACCTCCGCGGGGCGGAGCCCGAACACATCCGGGACGGCCTGGCCAACGGCGAAACGGTCCTGGCCGACGGCCTGGCGACCCATCTCCGTGCACGCGCCGGCGATTCCATCGTGCTCGACACGCCTGCCGGACCGCGGACGCTGCACGTGGCGGGCGTGGTGACCGAGTACGCCGCGGGCGGGCGGGCCATGTACCTCGATTGGAAAACCACCACTTCGCTGTTCGGCAACTCCGGGGTCCACGTGTTCCTCGTCACCTTGACGGCCGGCGGTTCGGCCGAGGCGGAGGTCGCGCGGTACTGTGCGGCGCGTGGGCTCTTTCTTCAGCGCAACCGGGAGTTCCGGCAGACCGTGAACGACCTGACCCGCGGGCTGACCGGCGGGCTCTGGGCGCTGCTGGCGGTGATGATGGCCGTCGCCGGCCTCGGCGTCGCAAATGCGGTCGCCGTCGTCGCGCAGGAGCAACGGGCCGACGTGCGGACCTTGCAGGTCATCGGGATGTCGACGGGGCGAATCCGGCGTGCGTTTCGCCTCCAAACCGCGTTGCTCACGCTCGCGGGCGTACCCTGTGGCGTATTTTGCGGGATCGGGCTCGCGGTTGTGCTGGGCCGCACGGTCCGCGGCTTGTGGGGCTACGGGGTGCCGTTCGAGATCCAGTGGGAGTTCCTTTTGTGGAGCGTCGGAAATGCGATCCTCGTAGCCGTTCTGGCAGGATTCGCACTCCCGCTGCTTTCACGCACCGAAACCGCGTGA
- a CDS encoding RNA polymerase sigma factor — translation MTVPPLDDLLEKLRLGDAHAAEQVFTTYEPYLRKVVRRQLTARLRTRFDSLDIVQSAWRDLLHGFRHAGWRFTTVNHLTAFLVRATRNRFIDRYRQHRAAIERETPLTWEAQAELARPGAPSPGDLVGAEDLWQRMLDLCPPEHRELLRLRREGVALPDLAARFGLHVGSVRRILRSLALRLACDSLPPDVHQQ, via the coding sequence ATGACCGTTCCACCCCTTGATGACCTGCTGGAGAAGTTGCGTCTGGGCGACGCGCACGCCGCCGAGCAGGTCTTCACGACCTACGAACCGTACTTGCGGAAGGTGGTTCGCCGCCAGTTGACCGCCCGGCTGCGGACGCGCTTCGATTCGCTCGACATCGTTCAGTCCGCGTGGCGGGACCTGCTCCACGGGTTCCGCCACGCCGGCTGGCGGTTCACGACCGTGAACCACCTCACGGCGTTCCTCGTTCGGGCGACGCGGAACCGCTTCATCGACCGCTACCGCCAGCACCGGGCCGCCATCGAGCGCGAAACGCCGCTCACGTGGGAGGCCCAGGCGGAACTCGCGCGGCCGGGCGCGCCGTCGCCGGGCGACCTCGTCGGGGCCGAGGACCTGTGGCAACGGATGCTGGACCTCTGCCCCCCGGAGCACCGCGAACTGTTGCGCCTGCGGCGCGAGGGCGTCGCGCTGCCGGACCTGGCCGCGCGGTTCGGTCTGCACGTCGGGAGCGTGCGGCGCATCCTCCGCTCCCTGGCACTACGCCTCGCGTGTGATTCGCTCCCGCCGGATGTGCATCAGCAATGA
- a CDS encoding SDR family oxidoreductase, translated as MRRELTRDSNVLITGVTGLIGGEVLRRLIARGHRGKVWALIRPTAERTPDDRLRERLRRSGDDPTDGHTHAVGGDILEPGWGLAPADRAEIAAAADVIIHNAADTSFATRRDTAKTNVQSVRRLIDFARTCRRDPLVVYMSTASNVGRATRTCLGEEDGCRPANDHFNTYTHSKAVGEQSLRESGLPVLTLRPTIVLSAGLPDPVFARQILWFAPLTRAFAALPIDPTARLDVVDVGYAAGATLRVLEARARAHECYHLSAGATGCVRVGELVEQVAAANGRRAPIRLVPPAEWTPALHRACVNTPLRRRVFRSLRHYLPFLNMDVVYDNARLREVVSPADLAVRPVAGYLPDLLGLIRQRAALREACLP; from the coding sequence ATGCGACGCGAACTGACGCGAGACAGTAACGTCCTGATCACGGGCGTGACCGGATTGATCGGCGGGGAAGTGCTGCGCCGGCTCATCGCGCGCGGCCACCGGGGCAAGGTTTGGGCACTGATCCGCCCGACCGCCGAACGCACTCCCGACGATCGGTTACGGGAGCGTCTTCGGCGGAGCGGGGACGATCCGACGGATGGCCACACCCACGCGGTCGGTGGCGACATTCTCGAGCCGGGATGGGGCCTGGCACCCGCGGACCGGGCCGAGATCGCGGCCGCGGCGGACGTCATCATTCACAACGCCGCCGACACCTCTTTTGCCACGCGCCGGGACACGGCAAAGACGAACGTGCAAAGTGTGCGGCGGCTGATCGACTTCGCCCGCACGTGCCGCCGGGACCCGCTCGTCGTCTACATGAGTACGGCCTCCAACGTCGGCCGCGCCACCCGGACGTGTCTGGGGGAAGAGGACGGGTGCCGGCCCGCGAACGACCACTTCAACACGTACACGCACTCCAAAGCCGTGGGGGAGCAGTCGTTGCGTGAGAGCGGGCTGCCGGTCCTGACGCTCCGCCCGACCATCGTTCTCAGCGCCGGCCTGCCGGACCCGGTGTTCGCGCGGCAGATCCTGTGGTTCGCGCCGCTCACGCGGGCGTTCGCGGCGCTCCCGATCGATCCGACCGCACGGCTGGACGTCGTGGACGTGGGGTACGCCGCCGGGGCCACGCTGCGGGTGCTGGAGGCGAGGGCACGAGCGCACGAGTGCTACCACCTGTCGGCCGGGGCCACCGGCTGCGTGCGGGTCGGTGAACTGGTCGAACAGGTCGCCGCGGCCAACGGCCGGCGGGCCCCGATCCGGCTGGTGCCCCCAGCCGAGTGGACGCCCGCACTCCACCGGGCGTGCGTCAACACCCCGCTCCGGCGGCGGGTGTTTCGCTCGTTACGGCACTACCTGCCGTTCTTGAACATGGACGTGGTCTACGACAACGCACGGCTTCGCGAGGTCGTGTCCCCGGCCGATCTCGCGGTCCGCCCCGTGGCCGGATACCTCCCGGATCTACTCGGCCTGATCCGCCAGCGGGCCGCACTGCGAGAAGCGTGCTTGCCGTAG
- a CDS encoding tetratricopeptide repeat protein, translating into MSHFPSRAARQAPAVPDPHGGSDAVPSGRVESIARRAAEDMRRRWEGGDRPRAEGYFDQHPELLLRPECALDVLYEEVQLRQDHGEGGVWSDVCRRFPQWDRPLRSLRECHELIDTSPVPPDFPGVGQTVGGFRLVAELARGAHGRVFVATQSALADRPLVVKLTPRTGQEHLSLARLQHTSIVPLYSAHDDPERGLRVLCMPYFGGATLVGLSEALAGVPPEHRTGRHLIDALDRLAAPVATVAPPVTTPRHFLRRLNFAQTVCWIAAVCAEALHYAHERGVLHLDVKPSNILIAADGQPMLLDFHLARAPIRPDEVAPECLGGTFAYMAPEHRRGVEAVGTGRPVPVAVDGRADVYGLGSVVYEALGGTVPVRAPAPPLYHMNTQVSVGLSDVIAKSLAPDPNQRYADAAAFAADLRRHLADLPLVGVANRSPRERWRKWRRRRAAGIRLGVVVALGALAVGGPALGYAAHVSASRERAERAVLEGVAQSKERGHHDEAVATLRGGLALAEELPIGADLKRRLREALVEAERAQTAARHESLLRDLRAQVERLRGLYGAKLPPNDPSRALLESCRVIWENRLSIRAHLGAGRHPELDTDLLDLAVLWTGLRADLAADPAADRRDALRVLDEAEALCGPSPVLAYERQCVRRVLGAGADAGFEVPRPHTAWEEYALGRSLLRAGEPARAAEYLGRAVALQPAACWPNYYFGVAALRLGRFEEATAALSVCIGSAPDLAAAYYNRAQSFAARERSESAIRDYTHALQLAPGLADAWINRGVLHFRSNRPAAAIADFERALELGTRRADAHYDLALVYLAGNDRAAARSHLRSALADDPNHTDSAELLKTLAADR; encoded by the coding sequence ATGAGCCACTTCCCCTCACGCGCCGCGCGCCAGGCCCCCGCCGTCCCGGACCCGCACGGGGGCTCCGACGCGGTCCCATCGGGCCGTGTCGAGTCGATCGCCCGGCGCGCCGCCGAAGACATGCGGCGGCGGTGGGAGGGCGGCGACCGCCCGCGGGCCGAGGGGTATTTCGACCAGCACCCGGAGCTGCTCCTCCGACCGGAATGCGCGCTCGACGTCCTCTACGAGGAGGTCCAGCTCCGGCAGGACCACGGCGAGGGGGGCGTCTGGTCGGACGTGTGCCGCCGGTTCCCCCAATGGGACCGGCCCCTCCGGTCCCTGCGCGAGTGCCACGAGCTGATCGACACTTCGCCGGTGCCCCCCGACTTTCCGGGAGTGGGGCAAACGGTCGGCGGGTTCCGGCTGGTGGCGGAACTCGCCCGGGGCGCACACGGTCGGGTATTCGTCGCCACCCAGTCGGCGCTCGCCGACCGTCCGCTGGTCGTCAAGCTGACGCCCCGCACCGGTCAGGAGCACCTGTCCCTGGCCCGGCTCCAGCACACCAGTATCGTCCCGCTTTATAGCGCCCACGACGACCCGGAGCGCGGCCTCCGGGTGCTGTGTATGCCCTACTTCGGGGGCGCGACCCTTGTGGGACTGTCCGAGGCCCTCGCCGGCGTGCCGCCGGAACACCGTACCGGCCGGCACCTCATCGACGCTCTGGACCGGCTCGCCGCGCCGGTTGCGACCGTGGCCCCCCCGGTCACGACGCCCCGGCACTTCCTCCGGCGTCTGAACTTCGCGCAGACCGTGTGCTGGATCGCCGCTGTGTGCGCGGAGGCGCTGCATTACGCTCACGAGCGCGGGGTACTGCACCTGGACGTGAAGCCGTCGAACATCCTGATCGCGGCGGACGGGCAGCCGATGCTGCTCGACTTCCACCTCGCCCGCGCGCCGATCCGACCGGACGAGGTGGCCCCGGAGTGCCTGGGCGGGACGTTCGCCTACATGGCCCCCGAACACCGGCGCGGGGTCGAGGCCGTCGGGACCGGCCGCCCCGTTCCGGTCGCGGTCGACGGCCGCGCCGATGTCTACGGGCTCGGCTCCGTGGTGTACGAAGCGCTCGGTGGCACGGTCCCTGTCCGGGCACCCGCGCCGCCCCTTTACCACATGAACACCCAGGTCAGCGTCGGGCTCTCCGACGTCATCGCAAAAAGCCTGGCCCCGGACCCGAACCAGCGGTACGCCGACGCGGCCGCGTTCGCGGCGGACCTGCGCCGGCACCTGGCCGACCTCCCGCTCGTGGGGGTCGCCAACCGGAGCCCCCGGGAGCGGTGGCGGAAGTGGCGGCGGCGGCGGGCGGCGGGTATTCGACTCGGCGTGGTGGTCGCGCTGGGTGCTCTCGCCGTCGGCGGTCCTGCCCTGGGGTACGCGGCTCACGTTTCCGCGAGCCGCGAGCGGGCCGAACGCGCGGTGCTCGAAGGCGTGGCTCAATCGAAGGAGCGGGGCCATCACGATGAGGCCGTCGCGACGCTCAGGGGCGGGCTGGCGCTCGCGGAAGAGCTGCCCATCGGCGCGGATCTGAAGCGCCGGTTGCGTGAGGCCCTCGTGGAGGCGGAACGCGCGCAGACGGCCGCCCGGCACGAAAGCCTGCTGCGGGACCTGCGCGCCCAAGTCGAGCGCTTACGGGGCTTGTACGGTGCCAAACTGCCCCCGAACGACCCGTCCCGGGCGCTCCTCGAAAGCTGCCGGGTGATCTGGGAGAACCGCCTCTCGATCCGCGCCCACCTGGGGGCCGGGCGGCACCCCGAGCTGGACACCGATTTGCTCGATCTCGCGGTCCTCTGGACCGGGTTGCGGGCGGACCTGGCGGCCGACCCCGCGGCCGACCGGCGCGACGCGCTCCGCGTCCTTGACGAAGCCGAGGCGCTCTGCGGCCCGAGTCCGGTTCTGGCCTATGAGCGGCAGTGCGTTCGCCGCGTGCTCGGCGCCGGGGCGGACGCGGGGTTCGAGGTGCCCCGGCCCCACACGGCGTGGGAAGAGTACGCGCTGGGGCGATCCCTGTTACGGGCGGGGGAGCCCGCGCGAGCGGCCGAGTACCTGGGCCGGGCGGTCGCCCTCCAACCGGCCGCGTGCTGGCCCAATTATTATTTCGGAGTCGCGGCGCTGCGGCTGGGCCGGTTCGAGGAGGCGACGGCCGCCTTGAGTGTGTGCATCGGGTCGGCCCCGGATCTCGCCGCAGCGTATTACAATCGTGCACAGTCCTTCGCCGCGCGGGAGCGCAGCGAATCGGCGATCCGGGACTACACCCACGCGCTGCAACTCGCACCGGGACTTGCGGACGCGTGGATCAATCGCGGGGTGCTCCACTTCCGCTCGAACCGACCCGCGGCGGCCATCGCGGATTTCGAACGCGCCCTGGAACTCGGCACGCGCCGCGCCGATGCCCACTACGACCTGGCTCTCGTGTACCTGGCCGGCAACGACCGCGCCGCGGCTCGGTCCCATCTGCGATCCGCACTCGCGGACGATCCGAATCACACGGACTCCGCCGAACTGCTCAAAACGCTCGCAGCCGACCGTTGA
- a CDS encoding neutral/alkaline non-lysosomal ceramidase N-terminal domain-containing protein, translating to MKPLLALVALFVLAGPVLAGAAPAFKAGVATKIITPTEPVWMAGYAARTRPADGKIHDLYAKALCLEDSTGKRIVLVTTDLIGIPRALGDLVAAEVEKAHGITRDELILSASHTHCGPVIRENLSDMYPLTIDDAVKVEAYTEQLRVALVAVIGASLKDRKPVDLKYGAGKATFATNRRESTAQGVVIGRNPAGPVDHTVPVLVAEGAGGKPVAIVFGYACHNTTLDGMQWCGDYAGFAQLAVEKAAPGAVGMFWTGCGGDANPNPRRKRELCEQHGKELAEAVTGALKAAQPITGTFATGYEKIALKFESVPTKQQLGADLLSKTLAVRRRAERLLKELEVGGKIADTYDHYPVQAWRLGDQVLLVALGGEVVIDYLLRLKKDVPTSRALWVMGYANDVMAYIPSARVLKEGGYEADSSQIYYGMPGKWSPAIEDAITGKAKELATRVSELPKPPGPLSPKEERDSFRPPDGFQIDLVACEPAVVDPVAMCFDAKGRLFVCEMRGYPNGGVGTGPETRGKVKCLVDKDGDGVYETVTTFAEGLRFPMGITPYKNGVIVAVAPDLVYLEDTDGDGRADKTTVLYTGFNQANIQQMVNGLQWGMDNWIYGIAGSDGGTVTSPQTPKMAAVVLRNRGFRFKPWEPGGLEPTSSGGQYGLSADDYQHWFTATNSQHLRQIVLPDHYLKRNPYLAVPTVTLDIPEHGAAAKVFRISPFEPWRVERTTRRAGSPDARRFPTTELVPGGYITSACSPLIYTAGAFPREFHGNNFVCDPANNIVHCERLTDKGAVFSAARAYADREFLASTDTWFRPVHLSTGPDGALYVLDFYREVIETPLSLPEDIKRQLNLESRGRGRIWRIAPKDLVPPKGLDLSALNTTQRVDELAASNSWRRLTAERLLIEKHDKGAAGPIRDRLPKAKGAPSLAALLWTLHGLGELQAADLKVAYSDPEAGNREQALRLSEAFFKTVPEVRAQAAKLVDDPAPRVRFQLALSAGALPPADAAPLVTAVLESDAGDPWTVTAALSSAGECGFQVLGALTTAGRRPSPLIVARLATMVGAKGDPKEIAGVLELVAEARAAGAEPALLDGLGQGMRGSKLPLAAWWAAPPAEAAPAMPKLRERFAAAASVVRNEKAELEERVRSAALLAYGPFGDAASLADALSPGTPNEVQLAIIKALAVHTDPKVADLLLNTWTGYGPAVRREALEALLARADRVLKLLDAVEAKKVAPSEFSLAQTQQLHAHPNTQVRTRAAAVLTRATDADRAKVVKSYAAALELKADAVRGKAVFKRSCAACHRLDGAGADVGANLLAALPNKSGADLLVAVFDPNREVDPRYVSYQVVTTDERVLTGIVAAETPTGITLRRADGKEDVILRANIASLRSTALSLMPVGLEKELTPQDVADLFAYLRAAGK from the coding sequence GTGAAACCGCTGCTCGCGCTCGTTGCATTGTTCGTTTTGGCTGGTCCGGTCCTCGCGGGCGCTGCCCCGGCCTTCAAAGCGGGGGTCGCGACGAAGATCATTACCCCCACGGAACCGGTGTGGATGGCGGGCTACGCGGCACGAACCAGGCCCGCCGATGGGAAGATTCACGACCTGTACGCCAAGGCGCTCTGCCTCGAAGATTCGACCGGCAAGCGCATCGTCCTGGTGACCACCGATCTCATCGGGATCCCCCGCGCACTCGGGGACCTGGTCGCGGCGGAAGTCGAGAAGGCGCATGGTATCACGCGCGACGAACTCATCCTGAGCGCGTCCCACACGCACTGCGGGCCGGTGATCCGCGAAAACCTGAGCGACATGTACCCGCTGACGATAGACGACGCGGTCAAGGTCGAGGCGTACACCGAGCAACTCCGCGTCGCGCTCGTCGCCGTAATCGGGGCGAGTCTGAAGGACCGGAAGCCGGTCGATCTGAAGTACGGCGCGGGAAAGGCGACGTTCGCCACAAACCGGCGCGAGTCGACCGCCCAGGGGGTCGTCATCGGCCGCAACCCGGCGGGACCGGTCGATCACACGGTGCCGGTGCTGGTGGCCGAGGGGGCCGGCGGTAAGCCCGTGGCGATCGTGTTCGGGTACGCCTGCCACAACACCACGCTCGACGGGATGCAGTGGTGCGGCGATTACGCCGGCTTCGCGCAGCTCGCGGTGGAGAAGGCCGCTCCGGGCGCGGTGGGGATGTTCTGGACCGGCTGCGGCGGGGACGCCAATCCGAACCCGCGCCGCAAGCGGGAACTGTGCGAACAGCACGGCAAGGAACTGGCCGAGGCCGTCACCGGGGCGCTCAAGGCGGCTCAACCGATAACCGGTACGTTCGCGACCGGGTACGAGAAAATCGCCCTCAAGTTCGAGTCGGTCCCGACCAAGCAACAACTCGGCGCGGACCTGCTCAGCAAGACGCTCGCCGTTCGGCGTCGGGCCGAGCGCCTGCTCAAAGAACTCGAAGTGGGGGGGAAGATCGCCGACACCTACGATCACTACCCGGTTCAGGCGTGGCGGCTCGGCGATCAGGTGCTCCTGGTCGCGCTCGGCGGGGAGGTGGTAATTGATTACCTGCTCCGCCTCAAGAAGGACGTGCCCACCAGCCGCGCGCTATGGGTGATGGGCTACGCCAACGACGTGATGGCGTACATCCCCAGCGCCCGTGTTCTCAAAGAAGGCGGTTACGAGGCCGATTCGTCGCAGATCTATTATGGCATGCCGGGAAAATGGAGCCCCGCGATCGAGGACGCCATCACCGGCAAGGCGAAAGAACTCGCCACCAGGGTGTCGGAACTTCCCAAACCGCCCGGTCCACTGAGCCCGAAAGAAGAGCGAGACTCGTTCCGGCCCCCGGACGGGTTCCAAATCGACCTCGTCGCGTGCGAGCCGGCGGTCGTCGATCCGGTCGCAATGTGCTTCGACGCCAAGGGCCGGTTGTTCGTCTGCGAGATGCGGGGCTACCCCAACGGCGGTGTCGGGACCGGTCCCGAGACCCGCGGGAAGGTCAAGTGCCTCGTCGATAAGGACGGGGACGGCGTGTACGAGACGGTCACGACGTTCGCCGAGGGGCTCCGGTTCCCGATGGGAATCACGCCGTACAAGAATGGGGTGATCGTCGCAGTCGCGCCGGACCTCGTTTATCTCGAAGACACCGACGGTGACGGCCGAGCCGATAAAACGACTGTACTTTACACCGGCTTCAACCAAGCGAACATTCAGCAGATGGTGAACGGCCTCCAGTGGGGCATGGACAACTGGATTTACGGCATCGCCGGGAGCGACGGGGGCACGGTCACTTCGCCGCAGACCCCGAAGATGGCGGCCGTCGTGCTCCGCAACCGCGGGTTCCGCTTCAAACCGTGGGAACCGGGGGGCCTGGAGCCGACCAGTTCCGGCGGGCAGTACGGGCTGAGCGCCGACGACTACCAGCACTGGTTTACGGCCACGAACAGCCAGCACCTCCGGCAGATCGTGTTGCCCGACCACTACCTGAAGCGGAACCCGTATCTGGCGGTGCCGACGGTCACGCTCGACATTCCCGAGCACGGCGCCGCCGCGAAGGTGTTCCGCATCAGCCCGTTCGAGCCGTGGCGGGTCGAGCGCACCACGCGCCGGGCCGGCTCCCCGGACGCGCGGCGCTTTCCGACCACCGAACTCGTTCCGGGCGGCTACATCACGTCCGCGTGCAGCCCTCTCATCTACACCGCCGGTGCGTTTCCGCGCGAGTTCCACGGGAACAACTTCGTCTGCGACCCGGCCAACAACATCGTCCACTGCGAACGGCTCACGGACAAGGGCGCGGTGTTCAGCGCCGCCCGCGCGTACGCGGACCGCGAGTTCCTCGCCTCCACAGACACGTGGTTCCGACCGGTTCACCTGAGCACGGGTCCGGACGGGGCGCTGTACGTTCTCGATTTCTACCGGGAGGTGATCGAAACGCCGCTCTCGCTGCCGGAGGACATCAAGCGCCAACTGAACCTCGAAAGTCGCGGCCGCGGGCGCATCTGGCGCATCGCCCCGAAGGACCTTGTGCCACCCAAAGGGCTCGACCTGAGCGCGCTGAACACAACACAACGGGTTGACGAACTCGCCGCCTCCAATTCGTGGCGGCGCCTCACCGCCGAGCGATTGCTGATCGAGAAGCATGATAAGGGAGCGGCCGGGCCGATTCGTGATCGGCTCCCGAAGGCGAAGGGCGCCCCGTCGCTGGCGGCGCTGCTCTGGACACTACACGGCTTGGGTGAGTTACAGGCGGCCGACCTGAAAGTCGCTTACTCCGACCCCGAGGCCGGAAACCGCGAGCAGGCGCTGCGGCTCTCGGAGGCGTTTTTCAAGACCGTTCCCGAGGTCAGGGCGCAGGCCGCGAAATTGGTTGACGACCCGGCGCCCCGCGTCAGGTTCCAACTCGCGCTGTCGGCGGGGGCGCTGCCGCCGGCAGATGCCGCACCGCTGGTAACCGCGGTTCTGGAGAGCGACGCGGGCGACCCTTGGACCGTGACCGCGGCCCTCAGTTCCGCCGGGGAGTGCGGGTTCCAGGTGCTCGGCGCTCTCACCACGGCCGGCCGGCGCCCGAGCCCCCTGATCGTTGCCCGCCTCGCAACAATGGTCGGGGCCAAGGGCGATCCGAAGGAAATCGCGGGCGTGTTGGAACTCGTCGCCGAAGCACGAGCCGCCGGCGCCGAACCGGCGCTCCTCGACGGGTTGGGGCAAGGGATGCGCGGATCGAAATTGCCCCTTGCCGCGTGGTGGGCCGCGCCGCCGGCCGAAGCGGCCCCGGCGATGCCGAAGCTCCGTGAGCGGTTCGCCGCGGCGGCATCCGTCGTTCGCAACGAGAAGGCGGAGCTGGAAGAGCGCGTGCGGTCTGCGGCGCTGTTGGCCTATGGCCCGTTCGGCGATGCGGCTTCTCTGGCCGACGCGCTCTCGCCCGGCACCCCCAACGAGGTTCAGCTCGCCATCATTAAAGCGCTCGCGGTTCACACGGACCCGAAGGTCGCCGACCTGCTCCTGAACACCTGGACCGGCTACGGCCCTGCGGTTCGGCGCGAAGCGCTGGAAGCGCTGCTCGCCCGCGCCGATCGCGTCCTCAAGCTGCTCGACGCGGTGGAAGCCAAGAAGGTCGCCCCGAGCGAGTTCTCGCTGGCTCAGACGCAGCAGCTCCACGCGCACCCCAACACGCAGGTGCGCACCCGAGCCGCGGCCGTCCTCACACGCGCCACCGACGCGGACCGCGCGAAAGTGGTGAAGAGCTACGCCGCCGCCCTCGAACTGAAGGCCGACGCGGTTCGGGGTAAGGCCGTCTTTAAGCGGAGCTGTGCCGCGTGCCACCGGCTCGACGGGGCGGGGGCGGACGTGGGCGCGAACCTGTTGGCGGCACTGCCCAACAAGTCCGGCGCGGACCTGTTGGTTGCGGTGTTTGATCCGAACCGGGAAGTCGACCCGCGGTACGTGTCATACCAGGTGGTCACGACCGACGAGCGCGTGCTGACCGGGATCGTCGCCGCCGAAACACCGACCGGTATCACGTTGCGCCGCGCCGACGGTAAAGAGGACGTGATCCTTCGGGCGAACATTGCGTCCTTGCGCTCGACGGCGCTGTCGCTGATGCCCGTCGGGCTGGAGAAGGAACTCACGCCGCAGGACGTGGCGGATCTGTTCGCGTACCTGCGAGCCGCGGGAAAATGA